The sequence gGTCAGTGCGAGGTCCTGCAGGTGAGGTGGCCAtctgggacaggtgggacatggAACCACCCCTCGGAATGTCTCCTGTCCCCTGTCACCTCCACAGGGTGACATTTCCTGGTTTGGAGCTGTGGTGGGTGGGAGGTCCTGCAGGTGaggtgggacaggtgggacacaaAGCCACCCCTCGAAacgtcccctgtcccctccccaggacGACAACTGGGGCGAGACCACCACGGTGGTGACGGGCACGTCGGAGCACAGCATCTCCCACGATGACCTCACGCGCATCACCAAGGACATGGAGGACAGCGCCCACCTGGACTGCTCCCGCCACCTGGGCGTGGCCCTGGGCGCGGCCCTGGCGCTGCTGGCCTTCCTCACGCCCTtggccttcctcctcctcccgcagCTGCTGTGGcgggaggagctggagccctGCGGGACGCCCTGCGAGGGGCTCTTCATCTCGGTGGCCTTCaagctcctcatcctcctgctgGGCAGCTGGGCCCTGTTCTTCCGCCGCCCCAAAGCCTTCTTCCCGCGCGTCTTCGTCTTCCGCGCGCTCCTCATGGTGCTGGTGTTCCTGCTGGTGGTGTCCTACTGGCTCTTCTACGGCGTGCGCATCCTGGACTCGCGGGAGCGCAACTACCGCGGCGTGGTGCAGTTCGCCGTGTCGCTGGTGGACGCGCTGCTCTTCGTGCACTACCTGGccgtggtgctgctggagctgcggCAGCTGCAGCCGCAGTTCACGCTCAAGGCCGTGCGCTCGGCCGACGGCGCCAGCCGCTTCTACAACGTCGGCCACCTCAGGTGGGGACGGCGCCGGGGGAAGTTCTcgtggtgggaatggggattttgtaATGTGGGAAGGGTGGATGGTCTcgtggtgggaatggggattttgtgATGTAGGAAAGGTGGATGTTCTcatggtgggaatggggattttgtaATGTGGGAAAGGTGGATGGTCTTGTggtggaaatggggattttgtgaCATGGGAAAGGTGGATGGTCTcgtggtgggaatggggatgttGTAATGTAGGAAAGGTGGAAGTTCTcgtggtgggaatggggattttgtaATGTGGAAGGGAGGATGTTCTcgtggtgggaatggggattttgtaATGTAGAAAGGTGGATGTTCTcgtggtgggaatggggattttgtaATGTGGGAAGGGAGGATGTTCTcgtggtgggaatggggattttgtaACGTGGGAAGGGTGGAAGTTCTcgtggtgggaatggggattttgtaATGTGGAAAGTTGGAAGTTCTcgtggtgggaatggggattttgtaATGTGGGAAGGTGGAAGTTCTcgtggtgggaatggggattttgtaATGTGGAAGGGAGGATGTTCTcgtggtgggaatggggattttgtaATGTAGGAAAGGTGGATGGTCTtgtggtgggaatggggattttgtgATGTAGGAAAGGTGGAAGTTCTCGTGGTGGGAAGGGGGATTTTGTAGTGCAGGAAAGGTGGATGGTCTtgtggtgggaatggggattttgtaATGTGGGAAGGTGGATGTTCTCGTGGTGGGAAGGGGGATTTTGTGATGTGGAAGGGTGGAAGTTCTcgtggtgggaatggggattttgtgATGTGGAAAGGTGGATGTTCTcgtggtgggaatggggattttgtaATGTGGGAAGTTGGAAGTTCTcatggtgggaatggggattttgtgATGTAGGAAAGGTGGAAGTTCTCGTGGTGGGAACGGGGATTTTGTAATGTAGGAAAGGTGGAAGTTCTCGTGGTGGGAATGGAGATTCTGTAATGTGGAAGGGAGGATGTTCTcgtggtgggaatggggattttgtgATGTGGGAAAGGTGGAAGTTCTcgtggtgggaatggggattttgtaATGTGGGAAGGTGGATGTTCTtgtggtgggaatggggattttgtaATGTAGGAAAGTTGGAAGTTCTagtggtgggaatggggattttgtgATGTGGAAGTGAGGATTTTCTcatggtgggaatggggattttgtaATGAGGGAAGGTGGAAGTTCTcgtggtgggaatggggattctGTAATGTGGAAGGGAGGATGTTCTcatggtgggaatggggattttgtaACGTGGGAAAGGTGGATGTAATcgtggtgggaatggggattttgtaATGTGGGAAGGGTGGAAGTTCTCGTGGTGGGAATGGCAATTTTATAACGTGGAAAGGTGGATGTTCTtgtggtgggaatggggattttgtaACATGGAAAGGTGGAAGTTCTcgtggtgggaatggggattttgtaACGTGGAAAGGTGGATGTTCTtgtggtgggaatggggattttgtgATGTGGAAGGGAAGATGTTCTCATGATGGGAATGGGGACTTTGTAATGTGGAAGGGAGGATGTTCTCATGATGGGAATGAGAACTTTGTAATGTGGGAAGGTGGATGTTCTcgtggtgggaatggggattttgtaACGTGGAAAGGTGGAAGTTCTcgtggtgggaatggggattttgtaATGTGGGAAGGTGGAAGTTCTcgtggtgggaatggggattttgtaATGTGGGAAAGGTGGATGTTCTcgtggtgggaatggggattttgtaATGTGGAAGGGAGGATGTTTTCGTGGTGGGAACGGGGATTTTGTGATGTGGAAGGGAGGATGTTCTcgtggtgggaatggggattttgtaACGTGGAAAGGTGCATGGTCtatggtgggaatggggattttgtgATGTGGGAAAGGTGGAAGTTCTCGTGGTGGGAATGGGGACTTTGTAACGTAGGAAAGGTGGATGTTCTcgtggtgggaatggggattttgtaATGTAGGAAAGGTGGAAGTTCTcgtggtgggaatggggattttgtaACGTGGAAGGGAGGATGTTCTcgtggtgggaatggggattttgtgATGTGGAAGGGAGGATGTTCTcgtggtgggaatggggattttgtaACGTAGGAAAGGTGGATGTTCTcgtggtgggaatggggattttgtgACTTGGGAAAGGTGGATGTTCTcgtggtgggaatggggattttgtgATGTAGGAAAGGTGGAAGTTCTcgtggtgggaatggggattttgtaATGTGGAAAGGTACATGGTCTtgtggtgggaatggggattttgtaATGTGGGAAAGGTGGAAGTTCTcgtggtgggaatggggattctGTAACATGGGAAGGTGGATGTTCTCaaggtgggaatggggattttgtgATGTGGGAAAGGTGGAAGTTCTCATGGTGGGAGTGGGGATTTTATAACGTAGGAAAGGTGGAAGTTCTcgtggtgggaatggggattttgtgATGTGGGAAAGGTGGAAGTTCTcgtggtgggaatggggattttgtaATGTGGGAAGGTGGAAGTTCTcgtggtgggaatggggattttgtgATTTGGGAAAGGTGGATGTTCTcgtggtgggaatggggattttgtaACGTGGAAAGGTGGATGTTCTcatggtgggaatggggattttgtgATGTGGAAAGGTGGATGTTCTcatggtgggaatggggattttgtaACGTGGAAAGGTGGATGTTCTcatggtgggaatggggattttgtaACGTGGAAAGGTGGATGTTCTcatggtgggaatggggattttgtgATGTGGAAAGGTGGATGTTCTcatggtgggaatggggattttgtaACGTGGAAAGGTGGATGTTCTCATGGTGGGAATGGAGATTTTGTAACGTGGGAAAGGTGGAAGTTCTTGTGGTAGGAATGGGGATTTTGTAATGTGGGAAAGGTGGATGTTCTCATGGTGGGAGCTCTTTTCTCTGGGAATTGATGGAATcacggaatggtttgggttggaaggacctcacagatccatgggcagggacacctcccaccatcccaggtggctccaaccCGACCTCGGACATTGCAGGGATGGCACATCCACGTTTTTTCCCGGGaattccctcccagcccctgctgtcCCTCGGTGTGTGTCCCCCCCACGCGTTCCCGCTCTCCCCCTGCCCCACGTTCCCGATGTTCCCCCGCAGCATCCAGCGAGCGGCCGTGTGGATCCTGGAGAATTACTACCACGACTTCCCGGTCTACAACCCTGCCCTGCTCAACCTCCCCAAATCCGTCCTCTCCAAGAAAATGTCCGGCTTTAAGGTCTATTCCCTCGGCGAGGGTGAGGTTCcattccccctttcccctcttgGCTTCTCCGTCTTCTTCTCCTCCCAttcctccatcctcatcctcacgtTCGCTCTGGTGGACGTTTCTCCATCCCTGTCCTCGTGTTCCTctcaggaatttttttggaGGGAGCTCCAGGGCTTTCCTCCCTTCTTTTacggaattttttgggggaactCTGGGTTCTTCctttctggaatttttttggagGGAGCTCCAGGGCTTTCCTCCCTTCTTTTacggaattttttgggggaactCTGGGTTCTTCCTCTCTGGAATTTTTTGGGTGGAGCTCTGGgtgcttcctcccttcctctctgGAATTTTTTGATGGGAGTTCCAGGAgtttcctcccttcctctctgGAATTTTTTGGAGGGAGCTCTGGGTTCTTCCTCTCTGCAATTTATTGGGAGGAGCCTCAGGgtttcctcccttcctctctcAAATTTTTTGgagggagctctgggtgtttCCTCCCTTCCTGTTTGGAATTTTTTGAGGAGAGTTCCAGGgatttcctcccttcctctccaGAATTTGTTTGAGGGGAGCATTGGGTGTTTTCTCCCTTCctctctggatttttttggggggataacTCTGGGTgtttcctcccttcctctctggatttttttgggggtaaCTCTGGGTGTTTTCTCCCTTCctctctggatttttttgggggtaaCTCTGGGTGTTTTCTCCCTTCctctctggatttttttgggggtaaCTCTGGgtgcttcctcccttcctctctggatttttttggggataaCTCTGGGTGTTTTCTCCCTTCCTCTCTGGAATTTTTCTGGGGGGAGCTCCGGGTGGTTTTCCCGAGCTCAGCCCCGCTCTGGATGGCTCCGCCAACAGAGAATTCCACCAACAACTCCACGGGGCAGTCGCGGGCGGTGatcgcggcggcggcgcggcggcgcgaCAACAGCCACAACGAGTTCTACTACGAGGAGGCCGAGCACGAGCGCCGGGTGCGCAAACGCCGCGCCAGGTGCGTGAAAATCCCCGGATTCCTCGCCTTGGGAATGCCATGGGGGGCCCCTTCCAGGTTTTTCGGGTGGTCCCAGCTCATCCCAAGGGTGGTCGTGTGGGTGGATCTTCAGCCGAGTTGGTTGGTGCTTGGGTTGCTTTGTCCATTTGGGTGAAGCCCAGCAGATCCAGGATTTCCGTCCCGGATCCGTGGAGATTCCCATTCCAAATCCGTGGGGTTTGCGTCCCAGATCCGAGGGAGTTTCTATCCCagttcccatcccaaatccaagAGGTTTTCTGTCCTAAGTCCAAGGGTTTTGCATTCCAGTTCCAAGGGAGATTCCATCCtaaatccaaggaatttttccatcccaaaccaaaGCAGTTTTCTATCCCAAATCCACGAGtttttccatcccaaatccacgaGTTTTTCTGTCCCAAATCCATGAGGTTTCCTATCCCAAATCCACGAGTTTTTATCCCAAACCCACGAGTTTTCTGGTCCCAAATCCACGAgttttcccatcccaaattcacgagttttcccatcccaaatccatgagtttttccatcccaaacccatgagtttttccatcccaaatccatgagttttcccatcccaaatccatgagtttttccatcccaaatccatgagtttttccatcccaaacccacgAGTTTTTCTGTCCCAAATCCACGAgttttcccatcccaaacccacgAGTTTTCTGGTCCCAAACCCACGAggtttcccatcccaaatccacgaGTTTTCCCATCCCAGATCCATGAggtttcccatcccaaacccacgAGTTTTTCTGTCCCAAATCCATGAGATTTCCTATCCCAAATCCACGAGTTTTTCTGTCCCAAACCCACGAGTTTTTCTGTCCCAAATCCATGAagtttcccatcccaaacccacgagtttttccatcccaaatccacgagttttcccatcccaaacccacgagtttttccatcccaaacccacgAGTTTTTATCCCAAACCCACGAgttttcccatcccaaacccacgAGTTTTTATCCCAAACCCACGAGTTTTTCGGTCCCAAATCCATGAggtttcccatcccaaacccacgAGTTTTTCTGTCCCAAACCCACAAGTTTTTATCCCAAACCCACGAgttttcccatcccaaatccacgagtttttccatcccaaatccacgaGTTTTTCTGTCCCAAACCCACGAGTTTTTCCATCCCAAACACACGAGTTTTTTGGTCCCAAATCCATGAggtttcccatcccaaatccacgaGTTTTTCTGTCCCAAACCCACGAGTTTTTCTGTCCCAAATCCATGAggtttcccatcccaaacccac is a genomic window of Zonotrichia albicollis isolate bZonAlb1 chromosome 30, bZonAlb1.hap1, whole genome shotgun sequence containing:
- the VANGL2 gene encoding vang-like protein 2 isoform X1, encoding MDNESQYSGYSYKSGHSRSSRKHRDRRERHRSKSREGTRGDKSVTIQAPGEPLLDNESTRGDERDDNWGETTTVVTGTSEHSISHDDLTRITKDMEDSAHLDCSRHLGVALGAALALLAFLTPLAFLLLPQLLWREELEPCGTPCEGLFISVAFKLLILLLGSWALFFRRPKAFFPRVFVFRALLMVLVFLLVVSYWLFYGVRILDSRERNYRGVVQFAVSLVDALLFVHYLAVVLLELRQLQPQFTLKAVRSADGASRFYNVGHLSIQRAAVWILENYYHDFPVYNPALLNLPKSVLSKKMSGFKVYSLGEENSTNNSTGQSRAVIAAAARRRDNSHNEFYYEEAEHERRVRKRRARLVVAVEEAFTHIKRLQEEEQKNPREIMDPREAAQAIFASMARAMQKYLRTTKQQPYHTMESILQHLEFCITHDMTPKAFLERYLTAGPTIQYHKDRWLAKQWTLVSEEPVTNGLKDGVVFVLKRQDFSLVVSTKKIPFFKLSEEFVDPKSHKFIMRLQSETSV
- the VANGL2 gene encoding vang-like protein 2 isoform X3; the protein is MSPALGGQCEVLQVRWPSGTGGTQSHPSKRPLSPPQDDNWGETTTVVTGTSEHSISHDDLTRITKDMEDSAHLDCSRHLGVALGAALALLAFLTPLAFLLLPQLLWREELEPCGTPCEGLFISVAFKLLILLLGSWALFFRRPKAFFPRVFVFRALLMVLVFLLVVSYWLFYGVRILDSRERNYRGVVQFAVSLVDALLFVHYLAVVLLELRQLQPQFTLKAVRSADGASRFYNVGHLSIQRAAVWILENYYHDFPVYNPALLNLPKSVLSKKMSGFKVYSLGEENSTNNSTGQSRAVIAAAARRRDNSHNEFYYEEAEHERRVRKRRARLVVAVEEAFTHIKRLQEEEQKNPREIMDPREAAQAIFASMARAMQKYLRTTKQQPYHTMESILQHLEFCITHDMTPKAFLERYLTAGPTIQYHKDRWLAKQWTLVSEEPVTNGLKDGVVFVLKRQDFSLVVSTKKIPFFKLSEEFVDPKSHKFIMRLQSETSV
- the VANGL2 gene encoding vang-like protein 2 isoform X2, with the protein product MSPALGGQCEVLQVRWPSGTGGTQSHPSKRPLSPPQDDNWGETTTVVTGTSEHSISHDDLTRITKDMEDSAHLDCSRHLGVALGAALALLAFLTPLAFLLLPQLLWREELEPCGTPCEGLFISVAFKLLILLLGSWALFFRRPKAFFPRVFVFRALLMVLVFLLVVSYWLFYGVRILDSRERNYRGVVQFAVSLVDALLFVHYLAVVLLELRQLQPQFTLKAVRSADGASRFYNVGHLSIQRAAVWILENYYHDFPVYNPALLNLPKSVLSKKMSGFKVYSLGEENSTNNSTGQSRAVIAAAARRRDNSHNEFYYEEAEHERRVRKRRARLVVAVEEAFTHIKRLQEEEQKNPREIMDPREAAQAIFASMARAMQKYLRTTKQQPYHTMESILQHLEFCITHDMTPKAFLERYLTAGPTIQYHKDRWLAKQWTLVSEEPVTNGLKDGVVFVLKRQDFSLVVSTKKIPFFKLSEEFVDPKSHKFIMRLQSETSV